The DNA segment TCGTCACCGGGGCCGTTACCCTCGGGATTCTCCCCGATTACGCGGTCTTCCTCGAGCTGGCTGATACTATCGTTGCCGGGGTTACCGGGGAGGGGGTACTATGACCGAAGTCGATGCGGTGACGGCTATTTATCCGCCACTACTGGTCTTCGCGACGGCACTGTTGGTACTGGTTATCCCCCGAATCCTCGGTTTTGCCCTCGGTGCGGTGAGTCTGGCTACCGTGACCGTCATCGCGTACGTTGCCCCCGAAGGCGGGCACATGGCGATGACGTTCCTCGGATTCGACGTCCAGCCGTATCTCGTCGACGAGTACACCCGATTCGTCGCCATCGGACTCGGCTTCCTCGGTACCTTCGCCGTCGTCTACGCGTACTCGAGCGAGGCGTCTCGAGGGATGGCTGCGTTCGCACTCGCGTACGTCGCCAGTGCGCTCGGGGCCGTCTTCGCCGGCGACTGGCTCGTCCTCGTGTTCATGTGGGAAATCATGGCCGTGACGAGCACGCTGCTCGTCTGGCACTTCGGGGGCGACGCTGTCCGCGCGGGCTATCGCTACGCGCTGGCTCACGGGATCGGTGGCAGCCTCGTCCTGTTCGGGGTCATCGCTCACTACGCCCAGGCGGGGACGTTCCTCTACGGACAGGGCGTGGGCCTCGAGCAGACGTTCATCACTGGCGGTATCGCGACGGGTATTCCCGCTCTGCTTGCCGTCCTGGGTATCGGCGTCAACGTGGCCTTCATCGGCTTTCACACCTGGCTGCCGGATACCTACCCCCGACCACACCTGGCCGCGTCGGTGTTCCTCGCCGCGTTCACGACAAAGACGAGCGCATACGTCCTGTTGCGTGCGTTCCCTGACGGGCACATCTGGCTCGCGTACATGGGCGGGTTGATGGCCGTTTACGGCGCTGGTTTCGCGCTCCTCCAGCACGATATGCGCGCCCTGCTTTCCTATCACATTCAGGCCCAGCTGGGGTACATGGTCGCCGGTATCGGCATCGGATCGGCCATTGGGATTGCCGGCGCGATGGGACACCTCTTCAACAACGTACTCTACAAGAGCCTGCTGTTCATGGCCGTCGGGGTCGTCATCTATCGAACGCGAGAGAACGACCTGTACAAACTCGGCGGCCTCTGGCGAGAGATGCCACTGACGGCACTCGCCTTCTTCATCGGCGCGCTCTCGATTACCGCCGTACCTGGGTTCAGCGGCTTTATCAGCAAGGGGATGGTGTTCGATGCAGCAACCGGTTACTTCGGTGGGACCGAGCACTGGCCGCTGTTCGTGCTGTTGTTCATCGGCGGCATCGGAACGTTCCTCTCGTTCATCAAACTGGGATTCTACGTCTTCTTCCACGGGGAAAGTGACCGGGAGGTCAGAGATGCCAAAACCGGACAGACGACCGCCATGCTCTCTGTCGGTGGCGCCTGTGTCGTCCTCGGGCTGCCAGCCGTCGGCTGGCCAATCTTCACCGACCTCCTCCCGGTCATCGACGGTACCCAGTTCACCGGCCCGGAGGGGCTCGAGACGCTCAACCCCTACAGTATGGGCCACCTGCAGGACGCTGCGCTCTTGCTCGGTATCTCGGCAATCGCGTTCCCGATCATCCGGAAACCGCTCTCGAAGCTCGATTTCCGTGATCCGGCGACGTACGTCAACCCTGTCGGCTACAGACTTGGACGGTGGTCGATGCTCGGCGTTACCGAACTCTTCGCTGCCGTCGACCGAGCCGCTGTCGGACTGGTACGGACGTGCTACTGGGCCGGAAACAATCCCGTACGCGCTGTCGGGGCCGTTGTGAATCGTGTACCCGATAGCGTGCTCGAGAGCGATGTGTTCGAAGCCCGTGACGGGAAATCTCCCTCGACACTGTCCTTGCGGGCCACTATCGGGATGACCGTCTTGATGGTCACGGTGGTGTTAACGAGCATGCTCTTGCTCGTGCTCTGATACGGTTTACTGTCGTCTCTTACCGACCCCGTATGGGTATTCACCGGTAAAAAGTTACAGCAGACCGTATGAAGAGATTGTTGTAACTGAATAGCGGTCGGCGACCCTACCCTCGTGATCAGGATGCGACAATGGATCCAATAACCCGGTTCGTTCGAGACACCAGGGTTCCCGTGAGCGAATCCGAACTGCCAGGAGTGTCTTGTTTTCTCATCGTGTCGGGAGACAGTACGCTAATCGTGACCTACACCGAGTGCATGGGTCGCATAACAATGTCCGAACGAGCGCTTGAAAGTCCTAGATGAGACACACGGCTACCGAATGTGAACAACCGACGTTTCGCCCGCTCGAGGCAGGTGACGGCGTTCAGTCGACACGCCCGAGCGTGAGGGGGTGACCGTCGTGTACCGAGAACACACTGTGGGGGTGGTGGTTCCAGCGTACAACGAGGCCGGATTCGTCGGGGAGGTACTCGAGACGATGCCCGATTTCGTCGACCGCGTCTACGTGGTCGACGACCGCTCGACGGATGGAACCTGGCGAGAGATTTTGTCGGTTGTCGACCAGGAGATGGATGACCCTATCGACGGAGCGACAACGACAAATCGTCCGGCAGAATCACCAGTTACGGGTGCCGTAACCGATGGTGGGTCGGCGACAACGGTTTCCTCGGACGAGCGAGACGGGGCAGGTGAGCGGCCCCCATCGAGTAAGACGGTCTCTGAGGTGACAGAGGACGATTCGGGCACGAAAGATGTGGCCACTGATTCGACGTCGGCCCAGGGATCGTCAGCTGCTGTGAACACTGGTGAGTCCGCCACCGAGATGGCTTCGACCGAGTCCGCCGCTGAACCGACACCCGAAGCGTCGACCGAAGCTGACACTGTGGAAACCACGACTGTTCCACGCATCATCCCGATACGACACGAAGTCAATCGCGGGGTCGGTGGTGCAATCAAGACGGGATACGAACACGCACTCGAGGACGAGATCGACATCGTTGCAGTGATGGCCGGGGACGGGCAGATGGACCCCGAACAGTTACACCGACTCCTGGACCCCATCGTCGACGGGGAAGCCGCATATGCCAAAGGCAATCGACTCGGCCGAAGTGAGGAACACGCCTCGATGTCGAGCTGGCGGCTCTTTGGCAACGTCCTGTTGACAATCTTGACGAAAATCGCCAGCGGCTACTGGGAGATGATGGATCCACAGAACGGCTATACGGCACTGTCGACCTCGGTTTTGGAGACGGTCGATCTCGAGGGGCTGTACGAGGAGTACGGGTTTGCAAACGACTTGCTCGTCGAACTCAACACCGCAGGCTACCACATTGCCGACGTCTCGATGCCAGCAGTGTACGGCGACGAACACAGCCACATCGAGTATCGAACGTTCGTCCCACGGTTGTCCTCCCTGTTACTGTTCGGGTTCTTCCGACGGTTGCGCCGTCGCTACGTGGTCCGGGAGTTCCATCCGATGGTCTGTCTGTACGGACTCGGTATCGTCGGGTGGCTGCTCGCCACGGCAGGCGTCACCCGGGCCATTGCTCGACGCACCGACGACGAGAGCGGGCGATCCAATAGCGTGTTGTATGGGTTTCTAGCGTCGATCTGTCTCGCCGTTGCGATGGTGTACGACCGTGAGTATAACGACGGCAGCGTGGTGAGGGTCCGATGAAAGTCGTCGTCACTATCCAGCACCCAGCACACGTCCACTTCTACAAGTACGTCATCGACGAACTCGAGGCCCGCGGGCACGACGTGTACGTCTTCGCCCGCGAGAACGACCTTGCAATCCCCTTACTCAACGCCTACGGGATCCCACACGAGGTGCTGGCTGGCCCACAAAACTCCCTTTCGGAACTCGTGCAGGTGCAACTGTGCTACGAACTCCGTTTACTCGAGCGAACTCGCCGAATCAACCCGGACGTCATGACCGCTATCGGTGGCGTGGCGGTCTCCCACGTCGCACCACTGGTCGGCGCCCGAAGCGTGGTGTTCATCGACAACGAAGGCACCAGTTCACATCGAGTGACGACCCCGTTTGCCCACGTGGTCGCGACCCCTCGAAATCACGATGTCGAGTACGGCTCCAATCACGTCAGATACGATGGGTTCCACGAGCTGGCCTATCTCGATCCGGCGTATTTCGAACCCGACCCCGAGCGGTTACGAGCAGCCGGCGTCGACCCCGACGAACGGTATTTCGTACTCCGGTTTCGGAAGTGGGACGCTTTACACGACGTCGGTGAAGCAGGCCTCTCACTCGAGGGCAAGCGAACGCTGGTGTCGGTACTGGCCGAACACGGTACCGTCTACATAACGAGCACGGACCCCCTGCCCGAGGACCTCGAGCAATACGCGTTACCGGTTTCCCCGACGCACATCCACGACCTCTTGTATTACGCTGACTGCTATGCTGGTGACTCGGCGACGATGGCAACTGAGGCGGCCTTGCTGGGTACGCCGACCGTTCGCATCCAGTCCTTCGCCGCACGAGGGACAGACATGACCAACTTCATCGAACTCGAGGAGACCTACGACCTGCTACGGTCGACGGCCGACGAAACCGAGGGGATCGAACTGGTTCGCGAAATCGTCGCCGACGACCGAACACCCGAACGCTGGCGGAGCCGTCGTGAACGCCTGTTCGAGGAGAAAATCGACGTCACCGCGTACGTTACGGAGCTCCTCTGTGCCCAAGGTGGTGCCCGGACGTATTCGGCACTCGAGCGAACGCAAACGAAAGCGCCGCCAGAAGGGGAACCGTCGCCCTCCACACAGCCGACACAGCCCGATATCACGGCGATGGACGACTGATAGATATCACAGCGATGGACGACTGATAGGTTTCGTCGTGGCGGTGGACGTTCGGTCCGGGGTGGTCGCTGACCGGTACTCCATCGATTTTTGCGTCTTTACAGAATTACAAGGCGAACGCCGCGGGGCTTGACCCCCGAGGCACTTCACAGCCGTGTGATGATTTCCGTCTGACGTCGTGGGAGTTCGTCGTCTCCGATTCAGGGGTGTACTCGAGTACAAATATAGTAGCCAGTGACAGTCAGTGCACACCCTCTCGCAAGCGGACGTCGCGGTAGGTGTGTCAATCGTTTCACTGGCTACTATAGAAGTGGCTTCCACAGTCTGCACTGGTAACCGTTATCCAGTTTCGACCAGGGATCGACGTTTGGAGGGAACTAGGTGTCCGTATCGGAACTGTTCGCGTCCGATGCGTCAAGCGACGAAAGGTCTTCGATCACGGCGATTGATTGCTCGAGGGGTTGCTCGCGAAGGGCGGTTTCGGCTGTTGCCTGCTCGGTCGGGTAGGTCCGTTCACCCAGGCCGGGACGCGCCCCACGAGGCGTCAAATAGTCACCACCGACGTCGATCTCCGCAGCGTCACACAATCGTTTGAGAATCGACCGTGCGCCTTCGGTCGTGATTGCCGGTGGGGCAATCGCATACCGCCGAGAGAGTTCCGCGGCGGTATGTGCATTGGACAGCGCTTCGATCTCGTCCTCGCTAAATCCGCGCTCGCCGAGGACGGTCCGGACACGTTTGGCAACCGACGGGGCGTGTCGAGTCGGAAACAACGGCCACTCGTTAGTCGGCGGGTCCTGGACGACCCGATAGCGACGCAGCGGTTTCCGTGCCGCTGCCGGAAGGGGAACGTCCTCGAGTCGTTGGGATTTGCCCAGCACGCGGATGGTGCCCGAGTAGAAGTCGACGTCCTCCCAGGTGGCACCGGTCCGACGGTCGTCTTCGGGCACTCGAAACAGCTCCGACCCGCGAACGCCCGAGTGAGCTAACACCACAACCATCGCGTGCTCTCTGAGTCTGGCGAGGCGCTCGTCCCGTGATGCGTCCTCGGCGGCATCGGCCCGGTCCCTGACGTAGGATTCGAGGCGCTCGCGCTGAGCCGGCGTCCAGAAATTGTCGGACCCGGATTTGGGTTCCGGCGTCGGTAACGCCGATTCGACGTCGGACGAGGTCGCGGGATTGGACTCGAGGATGCCGCCACGAACGCACCACGAGAGAAACGCTCGAACGACGGCGAAGTACGTCCCCGCAGTCGAGGCCGTATACTCGCCACTGTCGGTTCGTCTGGCGAGTTCCTCCGCGTAAGCGCGCATGTGTGGTTCCTGTAGGTCGAACAGTGATCCGGTCTGGTGTTCGCGCTCGAGCCACTCGACCCATCGTCGGAGAATCGATTCTGCGTTAGCGGCGTACGTGCCAGCACCAGGTCCGTCGGGGTTGCCGACGGATTTTCGCTGCAGGTAGGCGTCGACGGCGTCTCCGACGCGGACGTCGATATCGACGTTGTCGGTGGGGTGATGGTCCGTCACAGCCCCCTCACCCGCTGTGTTATGCGACAGTTCTTTTGGTGTGCACCCCTGACTCGAGGGACGAACGACCCATCGGGTCCAAAAGAGTCAGTTTCCCGAACGCAGTCGTACGTCATCTACCCAACGGTACTCCCCCCGGATAAATTTGCTTTGCGGTCACGACTCAACAGAAAGAAAGTATTGCCGCCGGAGAAACGCCGTGACCCGTCCTCAGTTGATTGCTCGATCTCGGTCGCAAAGGTACAGCGAGTGTGTACAACCAACAGCTATCAATCGTCCGCCGTCGGCGTATCCGGGCGATACGACCGGCTGATCTGCTTCCACTTGCCAGTGGTAAAGCGATAGTAGTTGATGCCCGCTGGGACGGCTGTTTCGGCGATAAATGCCAGGTACAACCCCCAGAGACCAAGGGCCGGAATCGAGATCCCGGGCACCGTCATTGTGAGGTCGATCAGGGGAACGGTCCACTCGAGTGTCGGGACCTCGAGGCCACGGGCACCGAGATAGGCCAGCGGAATCGAGCAGCCGAACATTCCAACTAACTGGCTGTAAAACGGCCAGCGGGTGTCGCCGCTGGCGTTCAGCGGGCCAGCCGCGCCGCCGGACACGCCCCGAAGGACGACGGCCAGGCAGGCGGCATACACGAGTGAGACGGCGATCGGTACCGACGGATCGTTCGGATCGTCTGTGAACAACATCGTGATGGGTTCGGCGAAGACGAACACGAGGAGCGCGGAGACGGCATAGACGGCGACAGCGAATCGGATGATTTCCCGGCCGTACTGTTCGGCCGTCCGCTCGTCACCCGTCCCGAGTTCTTGACCGACGAGACTCGAGGAGGCCAGGCTGAATCCCCAGCCAGGGGTGTTCATGATTCCCCAGATACGACGGGCGATCACGTACGCTGCTGCCGTGTTCTCGCCGAAGATATCGACGATGGAGAGCATCGGTAGTTCCGCAACCGTCCAGACGAGGTTGGTCCCGAAGACGGGCAGGCCGATGGTAATGAGATCGGTCAGCGTCTCTCGGTGGAAATAGGTGCCGAACGGATCGACGGTCACGGGGAAGGTTTTGGCCCCCGGCAGGCGACCCGCAACCAAGCCGATAGCGAACACGACAGTGACCGCGACGTTCGACAGGACGGTACCCATAGCTGCCCCGACGACACCGTAGTTGAGCCCGAAAATCAATACGATGCTGAGCCCGATGTTCATGACGGCACCGCCGGCACGGACGACCATCGGTGTCCAGGCATCGTCCATGCCGACGAAGACCCTGCTCCCGATCAGGTTCAGCCCCGCAAACGGAATGCCGAGGGCGACGATTTGTAAGTAGTCTGCACCGAACTCGATGACGGCCGGGTTGTTCGTAATCAGTGAAATGAACCATTCGGCATGGAACCAGAACGTAGCCACGAGCGGCGCTGAGGCGACGATAACGAGGACAACGCTCGAGCGAACCGCCTGGCCGAGCTGTTCGTAGGCCTCGGCACCGTACCGTTGTGAGACCAGCGCAATCGTGCCGCCTGCAACGCCACCGCCGACCGAGAAGGCGAGTCCCCAGAACGGGCCTGCATATCCCACCCCTGCGATAGCAGCCGAGCCAAGTGCAATCCCGACCAGTGCGACGTCGACCGCACTTTTCGACATGCGTGCGATCCCGGTGACGATACGAGGCCACGCCAAATCGGTCGTCCGCCGTGCGCGCTCCCGGTCGATAAGCCCCGCTCGAGCCAGCGCGTAGCCGATCCAGAGGATCAGGAGCCGAAACGGGTTCGGGAAGCGAGAGTCCACGAGAACTGGCGGCTTCTAATCAACCACGGGTAAAAGCACTTCTCGAGGCGGCAGGCACAACCGGTTTCGATTCGAAACCATTACCCATGGGTTTGGGTAGCATGGGTGGCGAAGTGAATGTCCTTCAGAAGGGCTGAGATGGAAGAAATCGACCAATATGGCCGGATTGCTGTTCTCGAACATTGATTCCCAGCTAGCGGTGTCCTTTATACCGATCCGTCACACCTCGAGCCTTCGATACGATCGAACCCTCACTGGTCGGTACTCGGTGGTCACTGCTTCGGATTCGACTCCGCAGAACCCGGCGTATCCTGCGTCTCGAGGCGCCGTTCGTACTTCGAGAGTGACTCTTCGAGGACGCTCGAGGCGTCGACGTTTAATTCCACACAGAGCGAGAGCAGAGCGAAGAAAACGTCTCCCAGTTCGTCACGGGCGACCGCAACGTCCCCGGGGTCCGATCCATACCCCGTCGACTCGTTGATCTCCTTGGTTACTTCGCCAACCTCCGAAACGAGGTCGAGGGTTCGATATGCCGGGTCAGTGTGCAGGTCGTGTCGCTCGAGAAAGTCGGCGACACGTTGTTGTTCGTCCATACGAAAGCGTGAGACGGTGGATCACAAAAATCACTGTGTTTTGACCTATCGGCACACGAGCGTACATGGCGTTCCACTGTCGTCTCTTGGTGACCGGGTCGCTAATCGCCGATAAAGAGTTACAGGGGACACTATCAGTCGATACGTTTAGGCCGCTCTGGCTCCCTTCTTCGACACTGAATGCGTGATAATTCGGATCCGGAAACTGACAGCGACACACCCGATGAGACGGGTTCGACGCTACTCGAGCGAGTGCCTCTGGTTCTCCGAACAGCGGCGTTCGTTCTGGTACCGGTTGGGTTTCTTGGCTTTCTGACGACCGAAACGACCGCGTTTGCCACCGACTCCGTATTTACGCTGGTCTTTGGTCTCGGAATCGTCTGTGCGATCAGTTCGATCTATCTTGGCATATTACTTCACGACCCGACTCGAGCGGACTGATTTCGACCGTGTCGGGACACTGAACGTCGACTCTGTATGATCGGTAGGTGAACGAGACTGTAACGTCCGTCTCTGCAGTGGTTGACTCACAGAGTGTTTCGAGTGCATCAGTATCGATAACGTTTGCAAGTGGTGGGCTGAGCGTCCGCGTATCACTGCCTTCTCGTTTAGCGATTTCGTCGACGATCTCAAAGACGATGTCCCCCTGCGTGCTCATATCTACCGATGCCACCAACCGGTGTATTAAATCAGTGTGAAAGTGGATTGATAGCTGTCTGACGGGCGTCTGTCGCAGGGCTGACCGAAGCCGACTCATGGGGGACGGTGTGACGATATACTGTCGTAATCTAACTTCGAAGCGGGCGATGGCCGGCACGTGATGATAACGACGGCTATCAGCAACTGACGAACCTGCAACGCTTGACAAAGTGGGGTGACTTATGCATACTCGAGTCAAGGTCCGAGCATGAGCAGTGACGACGTGTTCGACCACGGGAAAGACGAGCGACTGCAGAGTCGCGACGTGACAGAGGGTGCAGAACGGGCGCCACACAGAGCGATGTTCCGCGCCATGGGCTTTGACGACGAAGACCTCGGTTCGCCGATGATCGGCGTACCGAATCCCGCAGCCGACATCACTCCCTGTAACGTGCACCTGGATGACGTCGCTGATGCCGCCCTCGAGGGTGTCGACGACGCTGGCGGCATGCCGATCGAGTTCGGGACGATTACCATCTCCGACGCCATCTCGATGGGGACCGAGGGAATGAAAGCGTCGTTGATCTCGCGAGAGCTGATCGCCGACAGCGTCGAACTCGTGAGTTTTGGCGAACGGATGGACGGCCTGGTTACCGTCGCTGGCTGTGACAAGAATCTCCCGGGGATGATGATGGCCGCCATCCGCACCGACCTCCCGAGCGTATTTCTCTACGGTGGCTCGATCATGCCCGGCCAGCACGAGGGCCGAGACGTTACCATCGTCCAGGTGTTCGAAGGCGTTGGCTCCTACGCCACGGGCGAGATGGACGCCGACGAACTCGACGACCTCGAGCGCCACGCCTGTCCCGGAGCCGGTTCCTGTGGCGGCATGTTCACGGCCAACACCATGGCCTCGATATCGGAGGCACTCGGCATGGCCCCCCTGGGGAGCGCCTCACCACCAGCCGAAGACGAAGGTCGCTACGAAGTCGCCCGGCGTGCTGGCGAACTCGCCCTCGAGTGCGTCGAGGAAGACCGCCGACCATCCGATATCCTCTCCCGAAAATCCTTCGAGAACGCGATCGCCCTCCAGACGGCAATCGGCGGTTCGACCAACGGCGTCCTCCACTTGCTCGCGCTCGCCCGCGAAGCCGACGTCGACCTCGAGATCGAGGACTTCGACGAGATTTCGAAACGAACGCCGAAAATCGCTGACCTGCAGCCCGGTGGCACCCGCGTGATGAACGATCTCCACGAACTGGGCGGCGTTCCCGTCGTCATCCGCCGTCTGCTCGAGGCAGGACTGTTCCACGGCGACGCCGAAACCGTCACCGGTCGAACCATCGCCGAAGAACTGGCCCACCTCGAAGCCAGTGGGGAACTCCACGACGACGAGGACCTCGAGGCCGACTTCCTCTATTCGGTGGACGACCCCAAGGAGAAAGAAGGGGCCATCAAGATACTCGAGGGGAACCTGGCACCCGACGGAGCCGTGCTCAAAGTTACCGGGGACGATGCCTTCTACCACGAAGGACCCGCCCGAATTTTCGAAGACGAAGAGAACGCCATGGCCTACGTCCAGGAAGGGCACATCGAGAGTGGCGACGTGATCGTCATCCGCAACGAGGGGCCAAAAGGCGGCCCCGGAATGCGTGAAATGCTCGGCGTCACCGCCGCCGTCGTCGGAGCGGGCCACGAAGAGGACGTCGCGCTGATCACCGACGGGCGCTTCTCCGGGGGCACTCGCGGCCCGATGATCGGTCACGTCGCTCCAGAAGCGTTCGTCGGCGGTCCGATCGGATTGCTCGAGGAAGGCGACACCGTCACCGTAGACATTCCGGAGCGAACGCTCGAGGTGGACGTTGATGCCGACGAACTGACGGCCCGACGTGAGGCCTGGGAACAACCCGAACCAGTCTACGACGGCGGCGTACTGGCCAAATACTGTCGGGACTTCGATTCGGCAGCTAACGGTGCCGTGACGAACCCGCGGCTGACTCGAGATTGACGTTTTCTCGATCCACTCTCTTTTCCCGAATCTCTGTGTTTTCCAAAACCGCTGCGTTTTCGCGACACTTTCGCAGATTCGAAGCTGGCACTCGAGGAAGCAGCGACGTGAAAATAACAGTGAGTCGTTATTCTGTGACGCGAAAAGGACAGAGGGTCGTTATTCCGTGACGCGAACGCCGATCCCGTGGAAGTCGCTGTCCTCGTTGCCCTCGTCGGGTTCGATAACTGTGACGATTTCGCGGTCTTCGACACTCAGAACGGAGAACCCCGGCGTTTCGCCCTCAGCAGCGTGTGGGTCGCCGGAGAGCGGGTCCGGTCCGCGGAGGGTGACGAACATGTACTCGTCGTCCGGCGATCCCCACATGATGTCCGGTGCTGGACCGTAGTCCTCGATCTCGTCGATAACCTCGTTGGTTTCCGGGTCGACGACGAGTCCGTTGTCGGTCTCTCGGTTGAGAATCCAGAGCTCCTCGCCACCGGCAGTGAACCAGAAACCGTGTGCGTCGTAGCCGTCAGTGTCTCGAGCCACGTCTTCGGCTGAAAAGTCATCGACCGGCTCGTTCGTCTCGGGATCGAGCGGCAGGTTCGTCTCGGTGTCGAGTGCGTACCACTCACCGACGCCGCCCGTCTCTTCGTGGTTGCTGGGCGCGCCTGCAGTGAAGTAGAAGGTCTCCTCGTCGGGGCTAGCCATCGTGCCACAGTTCGACCGAATCTCTCCCGGGCTGAACACCTGTTCGATCTCGAAGGCATCGTAGTCGACGACCACAACACCTGCGAAGTCGACGGACGGACCGAGCGTGTGATAGGAGTGTCCGTTCGCGTAATCGTGACAGATCGGTCGACCGCGGACGCCGTCGCCGTCAGCTGGGAACTCTTCGGCGCGGTCGGCGAATGCGGGTGCGTCGTCGATAACGATTTCGTCGACGATGTCGAACGATTCGTCCTCGAGGTCGGCGTCGACACGAACGATTGCGCCCTCGCCGATGGCGTCGACCTGGATGTACTCGTCGTCGGGCGTGAACCCGGCGAAGTGTGAGCCGGCACCGGTATCGAGATTCGCCACGAGTTCTCGGTCTTCGGTTCGGTAGACCAGCGTTTTGGCACCGGCCGTACAGGCGACGGCGGCGTACTCGTAATCAGCGCTGAAGTCGACCATGTGTGGAACCTGGCCGAACTCGTCGACGTCCTCGTTGACGTCGATTTCGGCTACTGCTTCGAATTCGTCGTCACCGTCCGGTTCGTAGATGTAGATCTGGTCGGTCCCCTGATCGAGTGCCCATACTTCGTAGCTTGTGCCATCCGCATCGTCGCTGCCGAGACAGCCGGCGGCCGCAGTCAGGGTTGCCCCAGCTGTGCCGGCTAGAAACGAGCGTCGAGTTGTTTGCTTCATTCCTGTCTCAGTCTGAGAACTCGATAGCTAAAAGTTTGCGGGTTTCAGACTCTCTACCTGGCGAATATGGGGTTTTAACGTAGATGTAGGCAAAACTTGTGAGGAGTTTTCAGGGCTCGATTTTCACGCTGGTGTGCAGCGGCACACGCGCTCAAATCGGGGTGTTTGCTCGAGTCGGAACAGTAAATTTTGCCGTGTTCTGTGACAGTCGGGGCGTCGACTATCGCTGCCCGGGCACACCAACGCTTTCGACGAACGATTCTCCCTCGAGCGCGCATCTGTACGCCGGTTTGTACATCATATTCGTCCCGCCGGCTTCGATAGCCCAGTCGTCGCGGAGTTCCTCGCGCAAATAATACTGTGCTCGTTCGTTACCCGGCTTCACGCGGTACTCGCTCATACGAATCGGGTCGGC comes from the Natronosalvus amylolyticus genome and includes:
- a CDS encoding cell surface protein, coding for MKQTTRRSFLAGTAGATLTAAAGCLGSDDADGTSYEVWALDQGTDQIYIYEPDGDDEFEAVAEIDVNEDVDEFGQVPHMVDFSADYEYAAVACTAGAKTLVYRTEDRELVANLDTGAGSHFAGFTPDDEYIQVDAIGEGAIVRVDADLEDESFDIVDEIVIDDAPAFADRAEEFPADGDGVRGRPICHDYANGHSYHTLGPSVDFAGVVVVDYDAFEIEQVFSPGEIRSNCGTMASPDEETFYFTAGAPSNHEETGGVGEWYALDTETNLPLDPETNEPVDDFSAEDVARDTDGYDAHGFWFTAGGEELWILNRETDNGLVVDPETNEVIDEIEDYGPAPDIMWGSPDDEYMFVTLRGPDPLSGDPHAAEGETPGFSVLSVEDREIVTVIEPDEGNEDSDFHGIGVRVTE
- the ilvD gene encoding dihydroxy-acid dehydratase, encoding MSSDDVFDHGKDERLQSRDVTEGAERAPHRAMFRAMGFDDEDLGSPMIGVPNPAADITPCNVHLDDVADAALEGVDDAGGMPIEFGTITISDAISMGTEGMKASLISRELIADSVELVSFGERMDGLVTVAGCDKNLPGMMMAAIRTDLPSVFLYGGSIMPGQHEGRDVTIVQVFEGVGSYATGEMDADELDDLERHACPGAGSCGGMFTANTMASISEALGMAPLGSASPPAEDEGRYEVARRAGELALECVEEDRRPSDILSRKSFENAIALQTAIGGSTNGVLHLLALAREADVDLEIEDFDEISKRTPKIADLQPGGTRVMNDLHELGGVPVVIRRLLEAGLFHGDAETVTGRTIAEELAHLEASGELHDDEDLEADFLYSVDDPKEKEGAIKILEGNLAPDGAVLKVTGDDAFYHEGPARIFEDEENAMAYVQEGHIESGDVIVIRNEGPKGGPGMREMLGVTAAVVGAGHEEDVALITDGRFSGGTRGPMIGHVAPEAFVGGPIGLLEEGDTVTVDIPERTLEVDVDADELTARREAWEQPEPVYDGGVLAKYCRDFDSAANGAVTNPRLTRD